The Natrinema saccharevitans genome includes the window GTCGCGAGGTGACGCGTCGGTCGGTCGCGGTCGAATCCGAAGGTGATACCGACGACGATGACGACGGTTCGTCGACCACCGTCACCGGCCTCGAGCGGGCCAGCGAGCGGCTGACCGCGGCGGAAGAGGACGTGCCCGTATCGCTCTCGCGGGCGACCGAGAAGCGCCTCGTTCGGACGGCACCCGAGCGGCCGTTCGACCGCGAGGGTTTTCCGATTAGGGAGCGTTACCAATGATCGAAGAGGAGATCCGTTCTGTGACGAAATCCGACGACGAGCGGGAGAAAGCGGCCGGTATCTGCCGACGCTGTGGGGACCTCTTTACCGTGTGGGACTCCAACGACGGGACCGTCCGGCCGGTAAGCCCACACAACGCCTGTTCGTGTACGGACCCGTCGCCGCGGGTCATCGACGGGGGCGAGGTCTTCGAGGACGACGACGCGGACTCGGACGAAAACGGAACGGCACATCCCGGGGTGTGACCGCCTCGAGTGGCCACGGGGCACCGGTACTGGGGTCGACCGTTCAACGGGCGGTCCCGTCCACTGCGAGATCGATTAGTGGGAACGGTCGTTTTGGAGGGGTTCGCCGCAGTGGGGGCAGTAGTCCCACTCCTCGTCGTTCGGTTCCGAGGCCTCCTCGATGAAGCCCGAGGCGAGTATCGACGCTGGAAGGGCGAACAGTCCGACCCCGAGGAAGGCGGAAAAGCCCGCCAGAACCTGACCAAGCGGTGTGATCGGAAACACGTCGCCGTAGCCGACTGTGGTGAGCGTTACGAACCCCCACCAGAACGTCGCGGGAATACTCGAGAAGGCCTCGGGCTGTGCGGCGTGTTCGACGTAGTACATCGCGCTACTGGTCAACACGAGCAGCATCGAGGTGACGACGACCGTGATGACCAGATCCGGCCGCTTCTTTCGAAGTACGGTCCCGATCGTCCGCAACGCGTTCGAGTATCGTGCGACCTTCATCACCCGGAAGATCCGGAGCAGTCGGAGAACCCGGATGAATCGGAGATCGACGACGCCGCCGAGGTAAAACGGGAGAATAGCCAGCAGGTCGATCAGCATGTACGGGGTCGCGGCGTACTTGAGCCGGCCAGTCACCGGATGGCGATACTTCTCCGCGGTCGTGATGCTCCAGAGTCGGCCGAGATACTCGAGCGTAAACATCGCGACCGTGACCCGTTCGAACTGGGTGAAAACTGCCCCGTACCGGGCTGCCACCGGATCGACGGTCCGGAGGACGATCGCGACGATCGACAGCAGGATCAGTGTCATGATCGCCAGATCTATCGCTCGCCCGACTCGCCCGCCCCGTTGGGGATCCAACAGTCGATGCGCTTTGCCCCTCGTACTGGATGTCGCCATGACCGCTATCTGCGAGTGAACGGTAAAGAAACCAATCGGAAGCGATCGGATGCCTCGAGTTCGGTTTCTCACCGTGGCCGGGAACCGACTCGAACCATCGCCGACCGTCGGCCGTACCCGTAGGCGTCCGCGAGGCGTTCGACGCGATCGCGGACTGCCCCGTGCTACCGGCGCTACAACGACCACCCGTAGTAGTCGGCGAGAACGTCTCTCGCCCCGTACGCGACCGCCAACACGACAGCGGCACAGATCACCAGGGAGAGAAAATACGAGGGGTCAGAGTCCATAACAATCGATCAGCGACGGTCTGGGAAAACGCGGTGACTACCGCTCCCTGACCGAATTGGCGACGGTTTCGATCGACTCGATCTTTTCGGAGAGAGCGTCCAACTGCCACCGCTTGCTTGTTTCAGATCCAGTTGGCCAACAGGGCTATTGTCGTCTAATTCGAAGCCATGGATGGCGAGGCACGATTCAGTCGTTCCCGACAGAATCCGCCGACTCCGAGACAAGCGGCACCTCGCCGATGAGATCAGTCCGACGCCAATGGCCACATTGACAGCGATCTCAGAACCCACCGATTGATTCCCACCATCGAAAGGGGGCTCAAACGCTGGCTCCCGCCAGCGTTTCTCGAGGGACTGATTCACTCTGTAGTGACGACGATCTCGTCTTCGATATCGAACGTCATCGCTCGCGTCGACAGCGTCTCGGCAATCTCCCGGCGCTGCTCGACAAACATAACAAAAACTACACCTACTCCACGTCGATAGGTGGCTCGAATCCATCAGCAGAATCGAGTTCGTCAACTACTCTAAGCGCGTCGATACTCTGATACGAATCAAGATCATATGTCTCTCGAATTTTGTCGGCAAGAACCCATGCCCTTCTCGCTAATTCAGCATCAGTGTCTTGATGACGGTATGAAAACTCCGCCAAGGCCACAGCGATCATTAGGTCATCACGGAGACGATCAATAGTCATAGCTGTAAACATGTGAGACAGGGTATAAATAAATTCTCGTAGAGTAAGGTTTGAGAATCACTTGTACATTCAAATCTGAAACTATATCCATCTATTGACTGTGAGACGATCAGATAGATAAATGTCTGAACACCTTTATTATATTCAGCTGGCATTTAAACAACGACAGTGAGTAGAATGGCTGGGAGAACCTGCACTACGCGCAGAACCTCGGTCTGATTCGAATCTGCTTAGTTCCATTTACCCGCACCGCAGACTTGTTACTCCGTTCCTCGTGTTGCGGTGCGGGAAAAGTGGGCCGGCGCAGATTCGAACTGCGGTTACGGCCACCCGAAGGCCGAAGGATACCAAGCTACCCCACCGGCCCGCATTCGAATCGTACGCGGCCGGGCGTTTAACGCTTGCGAAAGCCGCCGTCGGACCGCCCGAAGGGAGTCGGTCCCCGCGCGCCTCAGAACCGCCCGTAGCCGTCGGTGTCCAGATAGTGATGCGCGATCGTGATCGCCTGATCGGCGTGGAGGAGTTCGGGGCCGAGCCGCAGTCGCTGGTCCGCAACGTCCTCGAGCAGCGCCGCTTCGTCGGCGGTGAAGTCCCGATGGTCGGACAGTACGAAGATCCCGTCGGCGAGTCCCTCGGGGTCGACGTCGACGACCGCGTCGCCGTCCTCGTGGAGCTGGACCACCGGACCGTCGTCGGCGATCGCCTCGAGGGTCCCCTCGAATCCGCGCCGGTACAGCTCCACTCCGGGGCTCGGCTCGGCGGGAAGGGCACCGATGGCGTCCGCGCGATGCTCGAGGGCGTTGCGGACCAGCGCGGCTGTGCTGCGCTCGTCAGGGTTGAGCCGCTGCAGCTCGCGCCCGTCGAACGTGATCGTGAGTTCGTCCCGTGCGATCAGGTGGACGCGGACGGCCTCCCGGATGCCGTGGGAGGTGACGAACGCGGCGGTGATCGACCGACAGAGCGCGTCGAGGCGGCCGGCTCCGCCCGCGAGGTCGTCCAGCGAGAAGTCGGGCTCGGTCGGGACGTCGTGACCGAGCAACACGAACTGGCGCATACCGGAGCGACGGGGACGAGCCGAATAGCTGCCACGATTCGCGACGGCTGGGTCGAGCCGGCGCGAGCGGTCGCGAACGCGCCTACGCGCTCGTCCACCGCTCGAGGGGGGTGACCACGAGCCCCAGTCCCGGCATGCCGTCGCGGTACCAGACGAGGGCCGCGACGGCGAAGAGGCCGAACTGGACCCACTCGAAGGTCCCCAGCTCGTAGTAGTTGAGGAACGCATCGAGGATGCCGGCGACCGGTTCCTCCGGCGGCGGCTCGAGGGCCGGCCACAGGAGGTAGGTCGCGCCGGAGACGTCACCGCTCAGTACTGCCGGCGGAACGTCGGCCAGCAGGTGCGAGCCGTAGCCCGCGAGAAAGCCGCCGCCGAGCGGGCGACGGCGCAGCCGCGTCGCGACGGCCAGCACCGCCACCGCGAGGGCGGCGAGGGCGAACACCGAGTGCGAGAGGGTCCGCCCGCCGGGCAAGAGCCCGGCGTTCCACGCGAGGGGCTTGTCGATCAGGTCCGGCGTCTGCGAGCCGACCGCGAGAGCGATCGCCGGCAGGGCACGCGGCGGTCGACCGAACCGGCGGTGAACGACGGCGGTATACAGCAGGTAGGCGACGGCGAGGTGTCCCCAGGGCCACATCCTGCGGGTTTACTCCGGAAACCGGCATAGGCGCTTCGACTCGCCGCCGTCGGGCTGCATAGGCATGGCCAACCGTTTCCCCCGTCTCGAGTATGGGGTGCGTATATGGCGAAATCAGAGTCGTCGCAGTCCGGCGGTAGTCGGCAGTTGCTCGCGATCCTCGAGGGGCGGCCCTGTCCGGACTGCGTCGACGGCGAACTCGAGCGGGACAGCTACAAGGACAAGCGAGCGGTCGTCTGTGACAGCTGTGGCACGCCGCGGGCGCAGGTCTGGACGGGCTAGGCCGTGCGAACCGGCCCGGCCGGGACCGGCTCACCGCGAGCGCGAGCCGGGGTAGTCGTGGCCGACGACGAGCGCGAGCGCGTGGACCGCGATGAGCCCGAGGAACATCGTGAGTCGGCCGAACGAGTCGATCCCAGCGACGATGACGGGGACGTAGACGATCGGGAGCAGGGTCCCGAGCCAGAAGCCCGCCGCGGTAACGGAGCTGTGCAGATGCATCGGCACGATCAGCGCATCGTTTCGAGGTCGACGAACCCCGCTTCGTGGGCGGATATCCAGGTCGTCGTCAACACGCTACCGCTGGCGTGACGCGGGAAGATGGCACACTCGTCGGGCGCGTCGTCGTTTTCGACGGTGACGTGTTCGAGTTCGACGGGCGGTTCCTCGCTGTCGGAGCGGTGGACATCGGCGTCGGTCATTCGGGATCAGGCGACGGGTACGCGCGCCGATGGCTCCTATCCGATCCCCTACTATTGTTATCGAGTGTGTAACGCCTCGAACTCGGGCGATAGCGTTCGGTTCACCCGATTGTAGATCGTTCACTGCCGCGAAACCGACCGCAACGAGGGCTGACGTGTACGACGCTGCTATGGCACGAACTCCGGACAGTCACCGCCGTCTCAACGCAATAAGAGGTTGTTTCCGCCGATCGCGCGCCGTCGAACGGCCGCGGGGACGCCGCGACTCCGACGGCCGGGCCTACGCGGAGGCGGGCTCCGGCCGGGCGTCGAGCGTGAGTCGCGTTGTCTCGGTGCGCCCGTTCCGGCGGAACCGCACCTCGAGGGTCTCGCCGGGGCTGGTCTCGAGCGCGAGATACGTCGAGAGGGCGTGGCGGTCGGGGATCGGCGTTCCGTCGAACGCGCGGATCACGTCGCCGCCGACGGGGATGGCCTCGCCGCGGCGCTCGACGGTCCCCGTGGCCGGCTCGAGGACGCCGTCGGCCGCCGAGCCGTCGACGACGGCGGTGACGAGGACGCCGCTGGCCTCCTCGAGGTCGTTTTCCTCGGCGACGAGCCGGTCGACGGATCGGAGCCCGATTCCCGTGTAGGAGTGATCGTAGGAGCCGTCCGCAAGCAGCGACGGAACCACGCGCTCGGTGAGCGCGGCGGAGATGGCGAAGCCGATGTTGTCGCCGCCGCCGGAGTTGACGACGCCGACGACCTCGCCGTCGAGGTTCGCGAGCGGCCCGCCGCTGTTGCCGGGATTGACCGCGGCGTCGGTCTGGACGACGTTCGGGAACGAGAACTCCCGCTGCGGGACGTCCAGCGTCCGATCGACGCCGCTGACGATCCCCGCGGACATCGACCCCTCGAGGCCGTAGGGGTTACCGACCGCGGCCACCTGCTGGCCGACGACGGGCCGGTCGTCGGTCAGCGACAGCGGCGTCGCCGAGTCGGGGACGTAGTCGACCTCGAGGACGGCCAGGTCGCTGTGGTAGTCGCTCCCGACGAGCGTGGTACCGGCCCAGTCGCCGGTGACGTACTGGAGGTCAGCGTCCTCGGCACCGGCGACGACGTGGTGGTTGGTGACGACGTGGTCCGCGTCGTAGAGAAAGCCCGATCCCTGGCCCCGTCCCCGTTCGCCCGTCGACGGGTCCTCGACGCCGAAGGCACGGACCTGCGTCACCGATTCGATGATCGCATCGTAGAGGTCGGTAAACGCCGAGCCGTCGGCGATGTTCTCCCGATCGATGTCGTACGAGGAAGCCCCCTCGATAGAACTGTCGGCACGGGGTTCGGCACAGCCGGCGACCGCGGCGATCCCCGCACTCGCGGCCGCGAGAAAGGAGCGTCGATTCAGTCGGGAATCGTCCATGTCGGGGACTTGGACCCGACCCATTTCAACACCGGGGCTAGCGATCCGCGCGTTCGAGCGACGGCTCCGACCGGGTCGTCGTGATTACCGCCGACGCCGTCGTCGGCCCCGCGAAGGGAAAACGTGTTACCCGCGGCTCCCCGAGTCCCGAGACATGATCACGGAAGACG containing:
- a CDS encoding ion transporter, giving the protein MATSSTRGKAHRLLDPQRGGRVGRAIDLAIMTLILLSIVAIVLRTVDPVAARYGAVFTQFERVTVAMFTLEYLGRLWSITTAEKYRHPVTGRLKYAATPYMLIDLLAILPFYLGGVVDLRFIRVLRLLRIFRVMKVARYSNALRTIGTVLRKKRPDLVITVVVTSMLLVLTSSAMYYVEHAAQPEAFSSIPATFWWGFVTLTTVGYGDVFPITPLGQVLAGFSAFLGVGLFALPASILASGFIEEASEPNDEEWDYCPHCGEPLQNDRSH
- the trmY gene encoding tRNA (pseudouridine(54)-N(1))-methyltransferase TrmY; this translates as MRQFVLLGHDVPTEPDFSLDDLAGGAGRLDALCRSITAAFVTSHGIREAVRVHLIARDELTITFDGRELQRLNPDERSTAALVRNALEHRADAIGALPAEPSPGVELYRRGFEGTLEAIADDGPVVQLHEDGDAVVDVDPEGLADGIFVLSDHRDFTADEAALLEDVADQRLRLGPELLHADQAITIAHHYLDTDGYGRF
- a CDS encoding metal-dependent hydrolase; translated protein: MWPWGHLAVAYLLYTAVVHRRFGRPPRALPAIALAVGSQTPDLIDKPLAWNAGLLPGGRTLSHSVFALAALAVAVLAVATRLRRRPLGGGFLAGYGSHLLADVPPAVLSGDVSGATYLLWPALEPPPEEPVAGILDAFLNYYELGTFEWVQFGLFAVAALVWYRDGMPGLGLVVTPLERWTSA
- a CDS encoding HVO_A0556 family zinc finger protein gives rise to the protein MAKSESSQSGGSRQLLAILEGRPCPDCVDGELERDSYKDKRAVVCDSCGTPRAQVWTG
- a CDS encoding DUF7511 domain-containing protein — translated: MTDADVHRSDSEEPPVELEHVTVENDDAPDECAIFPRHASGSVLTTTWISAHEAGFVDLETMR
- a CDS encoding S1C family serine protease; translated protein: MDDSRLNRRSFLAAASAGIAAVAGCAEPRADSSIEGASSYDIDRENIADGSAFTDLYDAIIESVTQVRAFGVEDPSTGERGRGQGSGFLYDADHVVTNHHVVAGAEDADLQYVTGDWAGTTLVGSDYHSDLAVLEVDYVPDSATPLSLTDDRPVVGQQVAAVGNPYGLEGSMSAGIVSGVDRTLDVPQREFSFPNVVQTDAAVNPGNSGGPLANLDGEVVGVVNSGGGDNIGFAISAALTERVVPSLLADGSYDHSYTGIGLRSVDRLVAEENDLEEASGVLVTAVVDGSAADGVLEPATGTVERRGEAIPVGGDVIRAFDGTPIPDRHALSTYLALETSPGETLEVRFRRNGRTETTRLTLDARPEPASA